In Methylomonas sp. MK1, the following are encoded in one genomic region:
- the infA gene encoding translation initiation factor IF-1: protein MAKEDQIEMDGKVIDTLPNTMFRVELENGHIVTAHISGKMRKHYIRILTGDKVRVEMTPYDLTKGRITFRNR from the coding sequence ATGGCAAAAGAAGATCAGATTGAAATGGATGGCAAGGTCATCGACACACTGCCCAATACTATGTTTCGCGTCGAGCTAGAAAACGGTCACATCGTTACCGCCCATATCTCCGGCAAAATGCGCAAGCACTATATCCGCATCCTAACTGGCGATAAAGTCCGCGTAGAAATGACTCCTTACGACCTAACTAAAGGCCGTATCACTTTCCGCAATCGCTAA
- a CDS encoding RelA/SpoT family protein produces the protein MTQNNSSIAKLFPGFSDADSLQIDQALKLVEQLSVDYHDTVRPKGVDVAAILMSVHIDLETILAALLSDSRVAGKLSDSAIREQFGPVVADLVKDVSWLNHVSIYSTDMANQPNQAEILRRMLLAMTHDVRAVLIKLAFRIQRLRGLQHEQENIRRFIARETLDIYAPLANRLGINQFKWELEDLAFRYADPEHYRFVTESLAVNREQRQAFIERFVTTLNDRLKQEGIQAKVYGRPKHIYSIWNKMHRKQLAINELYDLLAVRVVVDSLSACYMVLGLAHSQWQHIPREFDDYIANPKENGYQSLHTVVLDEDGNRIEIQIRTKAMHDFAELGVAAHWRYKEGTKFNAATEKNIASLRQLLEDKDNADSLLENFHTELFSDRVFVLTPAGKLIDLVKGATPLDFAYAIHTEVGHSCRGAKVNGQIKPLTYKLCSGEQVEIITVKNGQPNHNWLNPNLGYLKTPRAISKVKSWFKQQQQAENIAAGKLLLDKESKRLGLKTVDINELLRHFKFSDIEHFYEALGHGDINNRQLAGALKIPELEPTPIKLVPSKSPTQSAITIDDIDNVVTTLAHCCSPVKGDEIIGFISHKRGITIHRRDCENIRHLSPEQQLQLLKADWSGQQTVHHSVPILIHAFNAQNLLNDVSQVLAAGKVHISNASLKTHDDLSAILTMTIQIENTEQLSLVLTRISHLPNIIEVRRKV, from the coding sequence ATGACTCAAAATAATTCTTCCATCGCCAAACTGTTTCCCGGCTTTTCAGACGCTGATAGCTTACAGATAGACCAAGCACTGAAGCTGGTCGAGCAACTTTCGGTGGACTACCACGACACCGTCCGCCCCAAAGGCGTCGATGTCGCAGCGATTTTAATGAGTGTGCATATCGACCTGGAAACTATTCTGGCGGCGCTGCTCAGCGATTCACGCGTTGCCGGCAAACTTAGCGACTCGGCAATACGAGAGCAATTCGGGCCGGTGGTCGCCGACTTGGTTAAGGATGTGAGCTGGCTGAATCATGTCAGCATTTACAGTACCGACATGGCAAACCAGCCCAATCAAGCCGAGATCTTGCGGCGCATGCTGCTGGCGATGACCCACGACGTGCGGGCGGTGCTGATTAAATTGGCTTTCCGCATTCAACGGCTGCGCGGACTACAACACGAGCAAGAAAATATCCGCCGCTTTATTGCCAGGGAAACTCTGGATATTTACGCGCCTCTCGCCAATCGCCTGGGCATTAATCAATTTAAATGGGAATTGGAAGATCTGGCGTTTCGCTATGCCGATCCGGAGCATTACCGCTTCGTTACCGAATCATTGGCGGTCAATCGCGAACAACGCCAAGCCTTTATCGAACGCTTTGTAACGACCCTTAACGACCGTTTAAAACAGGAAGGCATACAGGCCAAGGTCTACGGCAGACCCAAGCACATCTATAGCATCTGGAACAAGATGCACCGCAAGCAGCTGGCGATAAATGAGCTTTACGACTTATTGGCAGTGCGGGTGGTGGTGGACAGTTTGTCTGCCTGCTACATGGTGCTGGGCTTGGCGCACAGCCAATGGCAACATATTCCACGCGAATTCGACGATTACATCGCCAACCCCAAGGAAAACGGTTATCAATCGCTGCATACCGTGGTTTTGGATGAAGACGGCAACCGTATCGAAATTCAAATCCGTACCAAAGCCATGCACGACTTCGCCGAGTTGGGGGTAGCAGCACACTGGCGCTATAAGGAGGGCACCAAGTTCAACGCTGCCACCGAGAAGAACATCGCGTCGCTCCGACAACTGCTGGAAGACAAGGATAACGCCGACAGCTTACTGGAAAACTTTCATACCGAGCTATTTTCTGATCGGGTATTCGTACTCACCCCGGCCGGTAAGCTGATCGACTTGGTCAAGGGCGCTACTCCACTGGATTTTGCCTATGCAATTCATACCGAAGTCGGCCATAGCTGCCGCGGTGCCAAGGTTAACGGCCAGATCAAGCCACTGACCTACAAGCTTTGTTCCGGGGAGCAGGTGGAAATTATCACTGTCAAAAACGGCCAGCCCAATCACAACTGGCTGAATCCCAACCTCGGTTACTTAAAGACCCCCCGCGCGATCAGTAAGGTAAAAAGCTGGTTCAAGCAACAACAGCAGGCCGAAAATATCGCCGCCGGCAAATTGCTGCTGGATAAGGAGAGTAAGCGACTGGGATTAAAAACCGTCGATATCAACGAGCTTTTAAGGCATTTTAAATTCTCGGACATAGAACATTTTTACGAAGCGCTAGGACACGGCGACATCAACAACAGGCAATTGGCCGGCGCACTGAAAATTCCGGAATTGGAACCTACGCCGATTAAGTTGGTGCCAAGCAAATCCCCGACCCAATCGGCGATCACTATCGACGATATCGATAACGTGGTCACCACGCTGGCGCATTGTTGCTCGCCGGTAAAAGGCGACGAGATAATCGGTTTTATCTCGCATAAGCGCGGCATCACTATTCATCGCCGCGATTGCGAGAATATCCGGCATTTATCACCCGAGCAACAATTGCAATTGTTGAAAGCCGATTGGAGTGGTCAACAAACCGTACACCACAGCGTGCCGATTTTGATTCACGCCTTTAATGCGCAGAATTTGCTGAACGACGTTTCTCAGGTACTAGCCGCCGGGAAAGTACATATCAGCAATGCGTCGCTAAAGACTCACGACGATTTGTCGGCCATTCTGACTATGACCATTCAAATTGAAAATACCGAGCAGCTCAGTTTGGTGCTGACACGTATCAGTCATTTGCCGAATATTATTGAAGTGAGGAGGAAAGTCTGA
- a CDS encoding cobyrinate a,c-diamide synthase, which produces MLISAPASGQGKTTVTAALAYHHRQQGRRVRVFKTGPDFIDPQILAHACGQPVYQLDLWMMGEAHCRELLYRAADEADLILIEGVMGLFDGDSSSADLAQALAVPVAAVIDAQGMAQTFAAVTYGLANYRPGLPFAGAIANKVGSAGHARMLQEALPAGMPLLAAMSRDDAVGLPSRHLGLLQADEIGDLDARLARAAELLNSFTPCVLPAPVAFANVSANPPPRLLAGKRIAVARDAAFSFIYQANLDCLRAMGAELAFFSPLADSVLPAVDSVYLPGGYPELHLQALADNVAMKQALAAHHRAGKAIYAECGGFLYLLDSLADKEGHRAAMVGLLSGSAAMQTRLANLGMHSLQLEQGEIRGHSFHFSKLETALQPFATSTAQRSFGHGEGFFRNGSTQASYLHLYFPFNPQLAAGFF; this is translated from the coding sequence ATGTTGATCAGCGCTCCGGCTTCCGGGCAAGGCAAAACTACCGTCACCGCCGCGCTGGCTTATCACCATAGGCAGCAAGGCCGCCGGGTAAGGGTGTTCAAAACCGGCCCGGATTTCATCGATCCGCAGATTTTGGCCCACGCCTGCGGACAGCCTGTCTATCAATTGGATTTATGGATGATGGGCGAGGCGCATTGCCGCGAGTTGTTATATCGAGCCGCCGACGAAGCCGATTTGATCTTGATCGAAGGGGTGATGGGTTTGTTCGACGGTGACAGCAGTAGCGCCGATCTGGCTCAGGCCTTGGCGGTGCCGGTCGCGGCGGTGATCGACGCGCAAGGCATGGCGCAGACCTTTGCTGCCGTGACTTACGGCTTAGCCAATTACCGGCCTGGTTTGCCGTTTGCCGGCGCAATAGCCAACAAGGTCGGCAGTGCCGGTCACGCCAGGATGCTTCAGGAAGCCTTGCCGGCGGGCATGCCTTTGTTGGCCGCAATGAGTCGAGACGACGCGGTGGGTTTGCCGTCCCGGCATTTGGGTTTGCTGCAAGCTGATGAAATTGGCGATCTGGATGCCCGGCTGGCGCGGGCCGCGGAATTATTAAACAGCTTTACGCCCTGTGTTTTGCCGGCCCCAGTCGCGTTTGCCAACGTTTCCGCCAATCCGCCGCCGCGCTTGCTGGCCGGTAAACGCATCGCGGTGGCGCGCGATGCGGCGTTTTCGTTTATCTACCAAGCCAATCTGGATTGTTTGCGAGCGATGGGTGCCGAGTTGGCATTCTTCTCGCCGCTGGCCGATAGTGTCTTGCCGGCGGTCGATAGCGTTTATTTGCCGGGCGGCTACCCTGAACTGCATCTGCAAGCGTTGGCAGACAACGTGGCGATGAAGCAGGCTTTAGCTGCGCATCATCGCGCTGGTAAAGCCATCTATGCCGAATGCGGCGGTTTTTTGTATTTGCTGGATAGTCTGGCGGACAAGGAAGGCCATCGAGCGGCGATGGTGGGTTTGTTATCCGGTAGCGCCGCCATGCAAACTAGGTTAGCCAACCTTGGTATGCATAGTCTGCAATTGGAGCAGGGCGAGATTCGCGGCCACAGCTTTCATTTTTCCAAACTGGAAACCGCGCTGCAGCCGTTCGCTACCTCCACCGCGCAACGCAGCTTTGGGCATGGCGAAGGCTTTTTCCGCAACGGCTCCACGCAAGCCTCGTATCTGCACTTGTATTTTCCGTTCAACCCGCAACTCGCTGCCGGCTTTTTCTAA
- the recA gene encoding recombinase RecA: MDENKKKALGAALMQIEKQFGKGSVMRMGDVAASRDIEVVSTGSLSLDIALGVGGLPRGRVIEIYGPESSGKTTLTLQTIAQMQKLGGTAAFVDAEHALDPVYAQKIGVNIEDLLVSQPDTGEQALEITDMLVRSGAVDIVVIDSVAALTPKAEIEGDMGDSHMGLQARLMSQALRKLTANIKRSNTLVIFINQLRMKIGVMFGNPETTTGGNALKFYASVRLDIRRIGSIKKGDEVIGNETRVKVVKNKVAPPFKQADFEILYGEGVSFFGELVDLGVEFGFVQKSGSWYAYNNEKIGQGKDNAKQFLRDNPDKAAELEKAIREKAFAKLAAAPAAVSEDDDAEFVDGD; the protein is encoded by the coding sequence ATGGACGAAAACAAGAAAAAGGCGCTGGGCGCGGCGTTGATGCAGATCGAAAAGCAATTCGGCAAAGGCTCCGTGATGCGGATGGGCGACGTCGCCGCCAGTCGCGATATCGAAGTGGTGTCCACCGGTTCGCTGTCCTTGGATATTGCCCTGGGTGTCGGTGGTTTACCTCGCGGTCGGGTCATCGAAATCTACGGACCGGAATCGTCCGGCAAAACCACTTTAACCCTGCAAACCATCGCGCAAATGCAAAAACTGGGCGGCACGGCGGCGTTTGTCGATGCCGAACACGCCCTGGACCCCGTCTATGCGCAAAAGATCGGCGTCAATATCGAAGACTTATTGGTGTCGCAGCCGGATACCGGCGAGCAGGCCTTGGAAATCACCGACATGTTGGTACGTTCCGGCGCGGTTGACATCGTGGTAATAGACTCGGTGGCGGCCTTGACTCCCAAAGCCGAGATCGAAGGCGACATGGGCGACTCGCACATGGGCTTGCAAGCGCGCTTGATGTCGCAAGCGTTGCGCAAACTCACTGCCAACATCAAACGCTCCAACACCCTGGTGATTTTTATCAACCAATTGCGGATGAAGATTGGGGTGATGTTCGGCAACCCGGAAACCACTACCGGCGGTAATGCACTGAAGTTTTATGCGTCGGTACGTTTGGATATTCGTCGCATCGGTTCGATCAAGAAAGGCGACGAAGTAATCGGCAATGAAACCCGTGTCAAAGTGGTTAAAAACAAAGTCGCACCGCCGTTCAAACAAGCCGATTTCGAGATTCTCTATGGCGAAGGCGTGTCATTCTTCGGCGAGTTGGTGGATTTAGGTGTGGAGTTTGGCTTCGTGCAAAAGTCCGGTTCCTGGTATGCCTACAACAACGAGAAGATCGGTCAGGGCAAGGACAACGCCAAGCAGTTCTTACGGGATAACCCGGACAAGGCCGCCGAATTGGAAAAAGCTATCCGCGAAAAAGCCTTTGCCAAGTTAGCGGCCGCACCGGCAGCAGTCAGTGAAGACGACGACGCCGAGTTTGTCGACGGCGATTGA